In the Streptomyces sp. f51 genome, one interval contains:
- a CDS encoding exo-alpha-sialidase has protein sequence MADVLLTVGTRKGLFIGRRRGGTWEFDESPYFNAQAVYSVAIDSRGERPRLLVGGDSAHWGPSVFHSDDLGRTWTEPTRPAVRFPKETGASLERVWQLHPAAAEPDVVYAGTEPAALYRSEDRGESFELVRPLWEHPTRSRWVPGGGGEGLHTILTDERDPAAVTVAVSTAGVFRTADGGASWEPANSGVSAVFLPDPNPEFGQCVHKVARDAVDPDRLYLQNHWGVYRSDDGAGQWTDIGADLPSTFGFTVAAHPHRGDTAYVFPINADADRVPADRRCRVFRTEDAGTTWEPLTAGLPSEDHYGTVLRDALCTDGSDPAGVYFGNRNGEVYASADDGDSWRQLASHLPDVLCVRAAVTA, from the coding sequence ATGGCCGACGTACTGCTCACGGTAGGCACCCGCAAAGGCCTCTTCATCGGGCGACGACGCGGCGGCACCTGGGAGTTCGACGAGAGCCCGTACTTCAACGCGCAGGCCGTGTACTCGGTCGCGATCGACTCCCGGGGCGAGCGGCCGCGGCTGCTGGTCGGCGGGGACAGCGCGCACTGGGGCCCGTCCGTGTTCCACTCCGACGACCTGGGCCGTACGTGGACCGAACCAACCCGGCCGGCCGTCAGGTTCCCCAAGGAGACGGGGGCCTCGCTGGAGCGGGTGTGGCAGCTCCACCCGGCGGCCGCCGAACCGGACGTGGTGTACGCGGGAACGGAACCGGCCGCCCTGTACCGCTCGGAGGACCGGGGCGAGTCCTTCGAACTCGTACGCCCCCTGTGGGAACACCCCACCCGCTCCCGGTGGGTCCCCGGCGGAGGTGGTGAGGGGCTGCACACCATCCTGACCGACGAGCGCGACCCGGCGGCCGTGACGGTCGCCGTGTCCACGGCCGGGGTCTTCCGTACCGCCGACGGCGGCGCGAGCTGGGAGCCGGCCAACTCCGGTGTCTCCGCGGTGTTCCTGCCGGATCCGAACCCGGAGTTCGGCCAGTGCGTGCACAAGGTCGCGCGCGACGCCGTCGACCCGGACCGGCTCTATCTACAGAACCACTGGGGCGTGTACCGCAGCGACGACGGGGCCGGGCAGTGGACCGACATCGGCGCGGACCTGCCGTCCACGTTCGGATTCACGGTGGCCGCGCACCCGCACCGCGGCGACACGGCCTATGTCTTCCCGATCAACGCCGACGCGGACCGGGTCCCGGCCGACCGCCGCTGCCGGGTCTTCCGTACGGAGGACGCGGGCACGACCTGGGAACCGCTGACGGCGGGACTGCCCTCCGAGGACCACTACGGCACGGTGCTGCGCGACGCGCTGTGCACGGACGGCTCGGACCCGGCGGGCGTGTACTTCGGCAACCGCAACGGCGAGGTGTACGCGTCGGCGGACGACGGCGACAGCTGGCGGCAACTCGCCTCGCATCTGCCGGACGTGCTGTGCGTCCGCGCGGCGGTGACGGCCTGA
- a CDS encoding HEAT repeat domain-containing protein produces MFRGIDEVDWASMEHAYGSAADVPELLRGLASPFPQERETALDGMYGAVHHQGDVYDSTLASIPFLFTLAGRTGLPDRGGIVELLASIGGSEAGDDIAYADDTGDGEDSQGPQSPDDPGESGESGVDKHGMARAAVRAGAGLFLELVTDGDPEVRRAAPSALVRFHREPPRVLALLSDRLRDEPDDAVRLALVEALGLLVRLHGTSAAPAVDRLVSLSGPAHDPGLRLAALGQLASCAADRLPQDLVPTVVGLLHTRSQRIRPPGEPVRTSSDTLLGSLRRMRPADEEGARLLRTLHQALGARTGDRIALLKGQLSSRNTADRCNAVWMSAGLFREWRGAYEEPVALIGEQLGSDEERLRSAAVSVLEFLFTLAAPAAERLAALVESGSASRGSGAAMLDRPLKALARCGDARAVPALAEVLRHPAVPNETGYAIGYLGPAAEPLAPLLRKRLAEVPLDAHDTYDRAAPLLSALGTLRYTEAVPEVLRLLQGIPPELRLRDALVKVVAQTLGAFGPGARAAVPTLRGLLTGENAVAAADALRAVEGDAEEVLPALLRALGPERDAGGRRTAAETLGRIGAAAAPALPGLRRMAGSAEVGERTAAACALWDVGGDPGPVLPVFREAWRRNAYTRRTITACLVRMGGAGTPVHDLVRTELASPRRHRARSGGHGSHDVLDDELLLRDCRTALEAA; encoded by the coding sequence GTGTTCAGGGGGATCGACGAGGTCGACTGGGCCTCGATGGAGCATGCCTACGGAAGTGCCGCGGACGTGCCGGAGCTGCTGCGGGGGCTCGCCTCGCCATTCCCCCAGGAGCGGGAGACCGCGCTCGACGGGATGTACGGAGCGGTGCACCACCAGGGCGACGTGTACGACTCGACGCTCGCGTCCATCCCCTTCCTGTTCACGCTCGCCGGGCGGACGGGTCTGCCCGACCGGGGCGGAATCGTCGAACTGCTCGCCAGCATCGGCGGATCGGAGGCCGGGGACGACATCGCGTACGCGGACGACACCGGGGACGGCGAGGACTCCCAGGGTCCCCAGAGCCCAGATGACCCTGGGGAGTCCGGGGAGTCCGGGGTGGACAAGCACGGGATGGCGCGTGCGGCGGTCCGGGCCGGTGCCGGGCTCTTCCTGGAACTCGTCACGGACGGGGACCCGGAGGTGCGTCGCGCCGCGCCGTCGGCACTCGTCCGCTTCCACCGTGAACCGCCGCGCGTCCTTGCCCTGTTGAGCGACCGGCTGCGGGACGAACCGGACGACGCCGTACGGCTGGCGCTGGTCGAGGCCCTCGGACTCCTCGTGCGGCTGCACGGGACTTCCGCGGCCCCCGCGGTGGACCGTCTGGTGTCGCTGTCCGGCCCGGCGCACGACCCAGGACTGCGGCTCGCGGCGCTCGGACAGCTCGCCTCGTGCGCCGCCGACCGCCTCCCCCAGGACCTCGTGCCCACGGTCGTCGGCCTGCTCCACACCAGGTCACAGCGGATACGGCCGCCCGGCGAGCCCGTCCGGACGTCCTCCGACACCCTCCTCGGCAGTCTGCGCCGGATGCGGCCCGCGGACGAGGAGGGAGCGCGGCTGCTCCGTACGCTCCACCAGGCGCTCGGCGCCCGTACGGGAGACCGGATCGCCCTGCTGAAGGGCCAGTTGAGCAGCCGGAACACGGCGGACCGGTGCAACGCCGTGTGGATGTCGGCGGGACTGTTCCGTGAGTGGCGGGGCGCGTACGAGGAGCCGGTCGCGCTGATCGGTGAGCAACTCGGCTCGGACGAGGAGCGGTTGCGCTCCGCCGCGGTGTCCGTGCTGGAGTTCCTGTTCACCCTGGCGGCTCCGGCGGCCGAACGCCTGGCCGCCCTCGTGGAGTCGGGCTCCGCGTCCCGGGGGTCCGGTGCGGCGATGCTGGACCGCCCCTTGAAGGCCCTGGCCCGGTGCGGGGACGCGCGGGCGGTACCGGCCCTCGCCGAGGTGCTGCGCCATCCGGCCGTGCCGAACGAGACCGGGTACGCGATCGGCTACCTGGGACCTGCCGCGGAGCCCCTCGCCCCGCTGCTGCGGAAACGGCTGGCCGAGGTCCCGCTCGACGCGCATGACACCTACGACCGCGCAGCCCCGTTGCTGTCCGCCCTCGGCACGCTCCGGTACACCGAAGCCGTGCCGGAAGTCCTCCGCCTGTTGCAGGGCATACCGCCCGAACTGCGGCTCCGGGACGCCCTGGTGAAGGTGGTGGCCCAAACGCTCGGCGCCTTCGGGCCGGGGGCGCGTGCGGCCGTACCGACGTTGCGGGGCCTGCTGACGGGCGAGAACGCCGTGGCGGCGGCCGACGCGCTGCGAGCCGTGGAAGGGGACGCGGAGGAGGTCCTTCCGGCGCTGCTCCGGGCGCTGGGCCCGGAGCGTGACGCGGGCGGTCGCCGGACGGCCGCCGAAACCCTGGGCCGCATCGGGGCCGCTGCCGCGCCCGCGCTGCCCGGACTGCGCCGGATGGCGGGCTCGGCCGAGGTAGGGGAGCGGACGGCCGCCGCGTGCGCCCTGTGGGACGTCGGCGGAGACCCCGGACCCGTCCTGCCGGTGTTCCGTGAGGCCTGGCGGCGGAACGCGTACACGCGGCGCACCATCACCGCGTGCCTCGTCCGGATGGGCGGCGCGGGCACACCCGTCCACGACCTGGTCCGTACGGAACTGGCCTCGCCCAGACGCCACCGGGCCCGTTCCGGCGGCCACGGCAGCCACGACGTACTCGACGACGAGTTGCTGCTGAGGGACTGCCGGACGGCCCTGGAGGCGGCCTGA
- a CDS encoding uracil-DNA glycosylase produces the protein MAPRPLHEIVEPGWAKALEPVAGRIAQMGDFLRAEIAAGRTYLPAGAHVLRAFQQPFDEVRVLIVGQDPYPTPGHAVGLSFSVAPEVRPLPPSLINIFTELRNDLGAPQPSNGDLTPWTEQGVLLLNKALTTAPRSPAAHRGKGWEEVTEQAIRALAARGRPLVSILWGRDARNLRPLLGSLPSVESAHPSPMSADRGFFGSRPFSRANDLLAQQGAEPVDWRLP, from the coding sequence GTGGCACCAAGACCGTTGCACGAGATCGTCGAACCGGGCTGGGCGAAAGCCCTCGAACCCGTGGCCGGACGGATCGCCCAGATGGGCGACTTCCTGCGCGCGGAGATCGCCGCGGGACGCACGTACCTACCTGCCGGGGCGCATGTCCTGCGGGCGTTCCAGCAGCCCTTCGACGAGGTACGCGTCCTCATCGTCGGGCAGGACCCGTACCCGACCCCGGGACACGCGGTGGGCCTGTCCTTCTCGGTGGCCCCCGAGGTACGCCCCCTGCCGCCCAGCCTGATCAACATCTTCACCGAGCTGAGGAACGACCTCGGCGCGCCCCAGCCGTCCAACGGTGACCTCACGCCCTGGACGGAGCAGGGCGTGCTGCTGCTCAACAAGGCGCTGACGACGGCGCCCCGCAGCCCCGCGGCACACCGCGGCAAGGGCTGGGAGGAAGTGACCGAACAGGCGATACGCGCCCTGGCCGCGCGCGGCCGGCCGCTCGTGTCCATCCTGTGGGGCCGCGACGCGCGCAATCTGCGCCCCCTGCTCGGCAGTCTCCCCTCGGTGGAGTCCGCGCACCCCTCGCCCATGTCGGCCGACCGCGGCTTCTTCGGCTCACGTCCCTTCAGCCGCGCCAACGACCTGCTGGCCCAGCAGGGAGCCGAGCCGGTGGACTGGCGCCTGCCGTGA